The Arachis hypogaea cultivar Tifrunner chromosome 14, arahy.Tifrunner.gnm2.J5K5, whole genome shotgun sequence DNA window CTAGATCGCCTGCTCCAGAGCATCTTTCAGGTCGAAACAATCTTGGGTCTTGAGGCCGTAGTCCTTGTGGTAGTCGCAATAGAAGTTTTTTCCCTCCCGTCCTATCCTTGAGTTGTCGGGGCTTTGACAGGATGCCTTTGTCGGCGATCTGCTGATAAACTTCAACAATTAGGGCTGCCAGGGGGTGTACTTGGTAAACTTCCCTACCCGAGGGGAACGGCTTGAAGGTTTTAGCTAGAGCTCCGTCCTTGGAGTGCTCCCTAAGCCTTTCCCTGTTACCGAACTGTCGAGCATGGTTGTAGGTTGGCTGCCGCTTGTTGCCTGCCACGACCTGACTAACCTCTTCATCATTGATATATTCTCTAGCCACGTTTTGGATTTCTTGTATTGTCTACACGAGCTTGGTGGTAAGGTGTTTCCTAAAATCCTCGTTCAGCAACCCATTCGTCAAGCACAAGCTGGCTACCGAGTCGGTTAGGCCGTCAATCTCCAAGCACTCGTCATTGAACCTATCTAGGTACCTCCTGGTCGGTTCGCCGCTTCTTTGTGTCACCCCGAACAAGTTGATCGGGTGCTTCGCTTTAGCAATATGTATGGTAAACTGAGCCAGGAAGGCGCGGGTGATGTCCACGAAGTTCGTCACGGAGCCTTGGGGGAGGGCCTTGAACCAATGTATTGCCGGGCCCGCTAAGGTGACGGAGAAGGCGCGACATCTCACTTCATCGCCCACCCCTTCTAAGTTCATCATGGCCTCGAAGGCCATTAGATGCTCTTGGGGGTCTTGGATcccatcgtacctcatgtccgttggcttatCGAAGTGCTTCAGTAGCCGGACCTTGAGGATAGAATGATGGAAATGGGTTGCCCCGATGATTGTGGGACGTCGCATTCTCCTTGGTTTTTCTCTACTGCCTTCTCGGTTCCCCTCTGCGGTTTGTCCCGTCAGAGGCCGGGTGTAAATCAGGGGGTCTCGCCTTCTTCTTGGCACCTCCCCGCTCTCCCCTTGACTTTTTGATTCTGATCGGGGGCTCGGTGTGCATCTGGAACAACTTCTGCGGGGACTTCTCCGTCTCCTTTGAGGAGATCGGGAGCGATCTCGTCTAGGATCTGGTTGGTGGGGCTCCTGGCTTGCCAGCTCGCGTTCCAAGTTCTGCACCCTGTGTCACAGCTCCTGCATTATTCTGGCGCTGTCGCTGCCTGTTCCTCCAAAGGGGCGCCTCTCCTGAGAGCGCGAGGGTAGCTCGGGTCGTcccgggggggggggggaggggatcTTGTACGTTCGCGGGAGGAAGCCACAGAGGCTACCCTACCACTTCGGGGTGCCATTTCTATCCCGCGTGGTTCGGCTCCGTCATCTGCCTCCGCAGAACCCAACAGAAAGTCCATTTAGGCCGgttcccacagacggcgccaatttTCGGGACTTCCCATGCTGAACGGGTCGGAGATGCTCCTTAGATGAGAAGGTGAGAATCGGCCGGAATCTGAGTCTGGTGGGCGGGACGTGCGGACATACGACCTCCCGAGTCGTCTATCATGTGAAGGGGGGAGCCACCTGCAATAGCACTCCGATGCTCTAGTCAAGAATGACACAGATGGTAGTGAGAGTAAGGGTGGTAGTGACGTACCTTGAGGGAGGGAtaggaccctccccatatatacccTGTCAGTAGGGTGGGTCCCATAGAGAAGGTCCCTTTCCTAGAAGCTTCCTTTCCCACCTGTCACACAGCTGGCTGTCAGGAGGTAGGTATCCGGGTCGCGATCCGGGCGCGGGGGTTCGCTTAGTCGGTTGATCGGGTCGGGTTGTATGATGactgatgcgggcagaaattagcgaattaaaaattgttaaaatatatacgttgcaagtatagttcttaattcgccagaaatccgcctatcaatttagaaaggtgccacagaaaattgaaattaaaatactgggagtatgaatcccaggtcgtctcccaacgagttgcagaaaagtgtgctattttattaatcagaggttttcgaAAAGGTTTGAATTGAgtaagcaggaaattaaattggagaatttgaataatgtaaataaaggccttgattgggagttgattagttggaatccctattattgttggaatactctcaagattaattgacaattaaaagtTGTCctatttagttatcctttactaggtaaggaaaagtcaaacaagttggaatgctacgtctgttcacaagttgcaatccacttaattaaaagagattggtgttagtgactagaaggaAATctaaccataaacccaattacaatttttctttcaagtcTTCCAACTCaggggttcctttcaatcaattccccatcaagttaaggaactactcgctcattgtgaatgtaaaattcatagcatatgaaaaggaattaaagaaagacattgtgaataaaaatcaa harbors:
- the LOC112742531 gene encoding uncharacterized protein: MRRPTIIGATHFHHSILKVRLLKHFDKPTDMRYDGIQDPQEHLMAFEAMMNLEGVGDEVRCRAFSVTLAGPAIHWFKALPQGSVTNFVDITRAFLAQFTIHIAKAKHPINLFGVTQRSGEPTRRYLDRFNDECLEIDGLTDSVASLCLTNGLLNEDFRKHLTTKLV